The Seleniivibrio woodruffii genome window below encodes:
- a CDS encoding NAD(P)/FAD-dependent oxidoreductase: MYDVIVIGGGPAGLMAAGFAAQSGAKVLVAEKMVTCGRKLLISGSGRCNITNTLKDTKQLTDKFGKNGKFLYQAINAFKTADVVAFFNSRGLKTSVEKNFKVFPAGEAGSADVLRVLMGFAATNGVEFSVNAPVTKINTENGSVVSVALGGKEIKCRCAVIACGGKSYPKTGSAGEGYALAADLGHSIVEPRPVLVPAYAGDAWIKDVQGVSLRDIGLRLVSGGKVPAEAKGDLVFTDSGASGPAIYDITRSEFDRNAENTLTIDLVPDKTAQELDALLEESARINNKKVIKNIVDEYITSSLVPALFSVSGIDPMLKTSNLSKKDRKLLVSLIKGLPMTGVTFGGFERAVVTAGGVSLKEIDGRTMSSMLVSGLYFAGEVMDLDAPTGGFNLQMCWSTGRLAGLSCAEYAKKKI, encoded by the coding sequence ATGTATGACGTTATAGTAATAGGCGGAGGCCCTGCGGGGCTTATGGCGGCGGGTTTTGCGGCGCAGAGCGGAGCGAAGGTTCTGGTGGCGGAGAAGATGGTCACCTGCGGACGGAAACTGCTCATAAGCGGAAGCGGAAGATGCAACATCACCAATACATTAAAAGATACTAAACAGCTGACGGATAAATTCGGGAAGAACGGAAAATTTCTGTATCAGGCCATAAATGCGTTCAAAACTGCGGACGTTGTTGCCTTTTTCAACTCAAGAGGGCTTAAAACCTCAGTCGAAAAGAACTTTAAGGTTTTTCCGGCGGGCGAGGCCGGCTCGGCGGACGTTCTGCGGGTTCTCATGGGCTTTGCGGCAACGAACGGCGTGGAGTTCTCCGTTAACGCTCCCGTGACAAAGATAAACACAGAAAACGGCTCGGTGGTTTCTGTTGCATTAGGCGGCAAAGAGATAAAATGCAGGTGCGCAGTGATAGCCTGTGGCGGAAAGTCCTATCCCAAAACAGGTTCCGCAGGTGAGGGCTATGCACTGGCGGCGGATCTGGGGCACTCCATTGTGGAACCCCGTCCGGTTCTTGTGCCTGCCTATGCCGGGGATGCGTGGATCAAGGACGTTCAGGGTGTCAGCCTGAGAGATATCGGTCTGCGGCTTGTCTCCGGAGGCAAAGTTCCGGCGGAGGCGAAGGGCGATCTGGTGTTCACCGATTCCGGAGCATCGGGGCCTGCAATATACGACATCACCCGTTCTGAGTTCGACAGAAATGCGGAAAACACTCTGACAATAGACCTTGTGCCAGACAAGACGGCTCAGGAGCTTGATGCACTGCTTGAAGAATCCGCACGGATAAACAATAAAAAAGTGATAAAAAATATTGTGGACGAGTATATTACGTCCTCTCTGGTTCCAGCACTGTTCTCTGTTTCCGGCATCGACCCCATGCTGAAAACGTCAAATCTGTCCAAAAAGGACAGAAAACTCCTGGTTTCACTGATAAAAGGTTTACCGATGACCGGAGTCACCTTCGGCGGTTTCGAACGGGCGGTGGTTACGGCGGGCGGAGTCAGCCTGAAAGAAATAGACGGCAGGACAATGAGTTCCATGCTTGTAAGCGGGCTTTACTTCGCAGGCGAAGTGATGGATCTGGACGCTCCCACAGGCGGATTTAACCTTCAGATGTGCTGGAGCACGGGCAGGCTGGCGGGTTTATCCTGTGCCGAATATGCCAAAAAGAAAATATAA
- a CDS encoding branched-chain amino acid aminotransferase, with product MEISSKLLPESERKYSQIANLKSLPFGLYRTDHMFLVDFKDGEWRNPRIVPYGPIEMMPGAVSLHYGQTIFEGAKAFKHADGEIYAFRVDENAKRMNVSANLVCMQTIDENLQVEAALRLMDVDRKWCPDMPESSLYIRPFMFATEDALGIRPSLEFKYCIMLSPSGPYYAGGFNHGVRLLITDRYHRAVSGGTGASKTGGNYTASLKPGMVAKECGASQVLYLDSSNTYIEEAGAMNHFHITKDGTVVIPEFTDSILRSITSISMLELLPSLGYKVRQEKIAIKEFVEQVKSGDIIEAGGFGTAAVVSPVNEYIFDDGEIIKVGNGEIGENTRKIYEAYTAIQKGTAPDKFGWLKKVPRY from the coding sequence ATGGAAATATCATCCAAACTGCTTCCCGAAAGTGAGAGGAAGTATTCGCAAATCGCAAATCTCAAATCCCTTCCCTTCGGCCTGTACCGCACAGACCACATGTTCCTTGTGGACTTTAAGGACGGCGAATGGAGAAACCCCAGAATTGTGCCCTACGGCCCCATCGAAATGATGCCCGGCGCCGTGTCTCTGCACTACGGTCAGACTATTTTCGAAGGCGCAAAAGCCTTTAAACACGCTGACGGCGAGATTTACGCTTTCCGAGTGGATGAGAACGCAAAAAGAATGAACGTTTCCGCAAATCTTGTCTGCATGCAGACCATAGATGAAAATCTTCAGGTTGAGGCGGCACTGCGCCTTATGGATGTCGACCGCAAATGGTGTCCGGATATGCCCGAATCATCGCTGTATATCCGTCCCTTCATGTTTGCAACCGAGGACGCACTGGGCATCCGTCCCAGCCTTGAGTTCAAGTACTGCATAATGCTTTCGCCCAGCGGCCCCTACTATGCGGGCGGATTCAACCACGGCGTCAGACTGCTCATCACCGACAGATATCACAGAGCGGTTTCAGGCGGAACGGGTGCATCCAAAACAGGCGGAAACTACACAGCCTCTCTCAAACCCGGAATGGTGGCTAAGGAATGCGGCGCAAGTCAGGTGCTTTATCTTGACTCATCAAACACATACATCGAGGAAGCGGGCGCAATGAACCACTTCCACATAACAAAGGACGGCACGGTGGTTATCCCCGAGTTCACCGACTCCATCCTCCGCTCCATAACTTCCATCTCCATGCTGGAACTGCTCCCCTCGCTGGGATACAAAGTCCGTCAGGAGAAGATAGCCATCAAGGAATTTGTTGAGCAGGTAAAAAGCGGAGACATCATTGAGGCGGGCGGATTCGGCACTGCGGCTGTCGTTTCACCCGTTAACGAATATATCTTCGACGACGGCGAGATAATCAAAGTAGGCAACGGCGAGATAGGCGAAAACACCAGAAAGATATACGAAGCCTACACCGCAATCCAGAAAGGCACTGCGCCGGATAAGTTCGGCTGGCTTAAAAAAGTACCCAGATACTGA
- a CDS encoding iron-containing alcohol dehydrogenase family protein, producing the protein MQQFSFHSPVKAFFGFNAIDNLKTLLAPYKTVCVVCGATSAEKTGFRKYMDEYFKDKDIHWFNRIEENPSINTILKGGKFARECKAEIVIGFGGGSPLDASKAIAAFATNNKGFYELLTEEKLEHAPLPVICIPSTCGTGSEMNNYSIVTDTEKLDKLNFAKENTFPKYAVIDPVFLRSLNRKTIYATAFDALTHCIEGFVSVRSNPFSDSHAVTGMEIILATFAAGADTSKDETLLNFLYGSTLGGVVILHTATTVLHALGYYLTNEKKIHHGTANAILLPYYLEMMRESGVQKCQVVDALLEKYGFDISRWQDALGYDVSIRDVLTEDELENMVDYALTKKNSEWSPFEPKREFLLEVLRRY; encoded by the coding sequence ATGCAGCAGTTCAGCTTTCACAGCCCCGTAAAGGCTTTCTTCGGTTTCAACGCAATCGACAACCTCAAAACACTCCTTGCGCCTTACAAAACAGTCTGTGTGGTCTGCGGTGCGACATCCGCCGAAAAGACAGGATTCCGCAAATACATGGACGAATATTTCAAAGACAAGGATATCCACTGGTTCAACAGAATAGAGGAGAACCCCTCAATCAACACCATCCTTAAGGGCGGGAAATTTGCGAGAGAGTGCAAGGCGGAGATAGTTATAGGTTTCGGCGGCGGCAGTCCCCTTGACGCATCAAAGGCCATAGCGGCTTTTGCCACAAACAACAAAGGGTTCTATGAACTGCTCACCGAGGAGAAGCTTGAGCATGCTCCTCTGCCCGTTATCTGTATCCCCAGCACCTGCGGAACCGGCAGCGAAATGAACAACTACAGCATTGTAACGGATACGGAGAAACTCGATAAACTGAACTTTGCAAAAGAGAATACATTCCCGAAATATGCGGTCATCGACCCTGTCTTCCTGCGCAGTCTGAACAGAAAGACGATATATGCCACCGCTTTCGATGCCCTGACCCATTGCATCGAGGGCTTTGTGTCTGTCCGCTCAAATCCTTTCAGCGACAGCCACGCAGTCACAGGTATGGAGATAATCCTTGCCACTTTTGCGGCGGGTGCGGACACGTCAAAGGATGAAACACTGCTTAATTTCCTGTACGGTTCCACTCTGGGCGGGGTAGTCATTCTGCACACAGCCACAACGGTTCTTCATGCTCTTGGCTATTACCTTACCAATGAGAAAAAGATTCACCACGGAACAGCAAATGCGATACTTCTGCCTTATTATCTAGAGATGATGAGAGAATCCGGCGTCCAGAAATGTCAGGTTGTTGATGCTCTTCTTGAGAAATACGGGTTCGATATCTCCCGCTGGCAGGATGCGCTTGGCTATGACGTTTCGATAAGGGATGTCCTTACCGAGGATGAGCTTGAGAATATGGTGGACTACGCTCTCACCAAAAAGAACAGCGAATGGTCACCTTTTGAACCGAAAAGAGAATTTCTGCTGGAAGTGCTGAGAAGGTACTGA
- a CDS encoding lytic transglycosylase domain-containing protein codes for MLNKTYKAILYTFLSYVLLLNFLTFLSSGSPKALINPFYIKNRTISMYHLTKHVVMVAGLGFVTSERHEVDAFIQTACEKYGVDPKLIHMMIQVESKGRQFAISRTGAMGLMQVMPTTFFDISQGDPFLAEDNIDAGVKYLSRQLKKFEDIPLALAAYNAGPNNIKDGKVPDFGETRHYIKKIMELYEK; via the coding sequence ATGCTTAATAAAACATACAAAGCCATATTATATACATTCCTGAGTTATGTTCTGCTGCTGAATTTCCTGACATTCCTTTCGTCGGGCAGTCCTAAAGCGCTCATAAATCCCTTTTACATCAAGAACAGAACCATCAGCATGTATCACCTCACCAAACACGTTGTAATGGTTGCCGGACTGGGGTTTGTAACATCCGAAAGGCACGAGGTTGATGCATTCATCCAGACTGCATGTGAAAAATACGGAGTTGATCCGAAGCTGATACATATGATGATTCAGGTTGAATCCAAGGGCAGACAGTTCGCCATTTCCCGCACGGGCGCAATGGGGCTTATGCAGGTTATGCCTACGACTTTTTTCGACATATCCCAAGGCGACCCATTCCTTGCGGAGGACAACATCGACGCCGGAGTTAAATATCTTTCAAGACAGCTGAAAAAGTTCGAGGACATTCCGCTGGCTCTTGCGGCATACAATGCGGGACCGAACAATATCAAGGACGGAAAAGTGCCCGATTTCGGTGAAACCAGACACTATATTAAAAAGATCATGGAGTTATACGAGAAGTAA
- the metF gene encoding methylenetetrahydrofolate reductase [NAD(P)H], with protein MKISEMLKNKRTVSFEFFPPKKEEGENVLYETIKELVDYKPDFVSVTYGAGGSTREKTVEWTTHIKKNYGLTTMMHLTCVAADANSIDAITDAVDAINVKNLLALRGDYPADMPEEQRKGEFRYAADLVGYLRKKHGDKYCLGVAGYPEKHPEASSMQSDIENMKRKLDAGGDFIITQLFFDNDHYFRYMDILAKNGINAPVVAGIMPIINIAQVVKFTQMCGATVPQFLVEKMDGKSEKNQFMTGVEYAVEQCRGLIDAGVAGLHFYTLNKHGATEAVLDRTL; from the coding sequence ATGAAAATATCTGAAATGCTGAAAAACAAAAGAACAGTGTCTTTCGAGTTTTTTCCTCCGAAAAAGGAGGAGGGAGAGAACGTTCTTTATGAGACCATAAAAGAGCTTGTGGACTATAAACCCGATTTCGTATCAGTGACATACGGTGCGGGCGGCTCCACCCGTGAGAAGACTGTGGAGTGGACAACCCACATAAAAAAGAACTACGGGCTGACCACAATGATGCACCTGACATGTGTTGCCGCAGATGCGAACAGCATAGATGCCATAACGGATGCTGTGGATGCCATAAACGTTAAAAACCTGCTTGCCCTCCGAGGGGACTACCCTGCGGACATGCCTGAAGAGCAGAGAAAGGGCGAATTTCGCTATGCCGCCGACCTTGTGGGTTATCTCAGAAAGAAGCACGGCGACAAATATTGTCTCGGTGTGGCGGGATATCCTGAAAAGCATCCCGAAGCCTCAAGCATGCAGTCAGACATAGAGAACATGAAGCGAAAACTGGATGCAGGTGGCGATTTCATCATTACCCAGCTCTTTTTCGACAACGACCACTATTTCAGATACATGGATATTCTGGCTAAAAACGGCATAAACGCTCCCGTTGTTGCTGGTATCATGCCTATAATCAACATCGCTCAGGTGGTTAAGTTCACCCAGATGTGCGGTGCCACCGTGCCTCAGTTCCTTGTGGAGAAGATGGACGGCAAGTCTGAGAAGAACCAGTTCATGACCGGTGTCGAATATGCTGTTGAGCAGTGCAGAGGGCTTATCGATGCCGGAGTGGCGGGGCTTCATTTCTACACCCTGAACAAACACGGCGCAACTGAGGCCGTTCTGGACAGAACACTCTGA
- a CDS encoding radical SAM protein gives MPIHTEPLYRPPSEAHSLIFQITHGCSYNKCAFCGMYVDKPFEIKPTDRVLAEIAAVPDSYAKSVKKIFLADGDGVVYPTEGLLVILDALNAKFPNLIRISSYCGPQALMKKSGADWQQLYERKLKLLYFGLESGNKEVLTLMNKGMDAFKVLPKVKELKSIGIAFSVMVILGGGGKRLKQEHIADSARWVTEASPDYLSFLTLFLRRKKDYFNGLEKPTFRDIFEESRDMIQLIEGRNIIFRSNHVSNFLPLEGRLAQDKDRLVSSISGAMAHLEEKGLLDNYPEFYEEF, from the coding sequence ATGCCGATACACACCGAACCGCTCTACAGGCCGCCAAGCGAAGCCCATTCGCTTATTTTTCAGATAACCCACGGCTGTTCGTACAACAAGTGCGCATTCTGCGGCATGTACGTTGACAAGCCTTTCGAGATAAAACCCACCGACAGGGTGCTTGCGGAAATAGCCGCAGTACCCGATTCCTATGCTAAATCAGTAAAAAAGATATTTCTGGCCGACGGCGACGGGGTGGTATACCCCACCGAAGGTCTTCTGGTGATTCTGGATGCTCTGAATGCAAAATTCCCAAACCTTATCAGGATAAGCTCCTATTGCGGGCCACAGGCTCTTATGAAGAAAAGCGGGGCAGACTGGCAACAGCTCTATGAGCGCAAGTTAAAGCTGCTCTACTTCGGGCTGGAATCGGGCAATAAAGAGGTTCTGACGCTCATGAACAAGGGGATGGATGCTTTCAAGGTTCTGCCCAAGGTGAAGGAACTGAAGAGCATCGGCATAGCGTTCTCTGTGATGGTGATTCTCGGCGGCGGAGGAAAACGGCTTAAACAGGAGCATATTGCAGATTCCGCAAGATGGGTTACGGAAGCCTCGCCTGACTACCTGTCCTTTCTGACGCTGTTTCTCCGCAGAAAAAAGGACTATTTCAACGGGCTGGAGAAGCCGACATTCAGGGATATTTTCGAAGAATCAAGAGACATGATACAATTGATAGAGGGGCGCAACATAATCTTCCGCTCCAACCATGTGTCGAACTTTCTGCCTCTTGAGGGCAGGCTGGCACAGGACAAGGACAGACTGGTGTCCTCCATCAGCGGCGCAATGGCGCATCTGGAGGAGAAGGGGCTGCTGGATAATTATCCGGAGTTCTACGAGGAGTTCTGA
- a CDS encoding acyl-CoA carboxylase subunit beta: MDEKIKKLHDLNEAAELGGGVDRIEKQHKQGKLTARERIDKLLDKGTFVELDKFIVHRCDNFGMEKTKFLGDGVVTGYGKVNGRTVFVFSQDFTVFGGSLAEMFARKICKIMDKAMELGCPVIGLNDSGGARIQEGVLSLAGYADIFLRNTLASGVVPQISAIMGPCAGGAVYSPALTDFTFMVKNTSYMFITGPEVVKTVTSEDVTKEELGGAMTHNTTSGVAHFATENDEDAILRIRELLSFIPSNNMEEAPVVPTKDDPNRTDDSLRKIVPENPNQPYDMHEVIAKIVDDGNFFEIQEHYAKNILVGFARLNGRSIGIVANQPAIMAGALDINSSVKGARFVRFCDAFNIPLLTLVDVPGFMPGVQQELGGIIRHGAKLLYAYCEATVPKVTLITRKAYGGAYDVLSSKHVRGDLNYAYPIAEIAVMGPDGAAQILFGKQISTAADPVAAKKEKVDEYREKFANPYRAAELGFVDEVIMPEFTRPKLIQAFELLSNKRQTNPAKKHDNLPL; this comes from the coding sequence ATGGATGAGAAAATCAAAAAGCTGCATGACCTCAACGAAGCTGCGGAGCTCGGCGGCGGGGTTGACCGTATTGAGAAGCAGCACAAACAGGGCAAGCTCACTGCCCGCGAAAGGATCGATAAACTGCTCGACAAAGGTACTTTCGTAGAACTCGACAAATTCATCGTTCACAGATGTGACAACTTTGGAATGGAAAAGACCAAGTTTCTGGGCGACGGCGTCGTAACAGGTTACGGCAAGGTCAACGGCAGAACTGTTTTCGTTTTCTCTCAGGATTTTACGGTTTTCGGCGGTTCGCTGGCGGAAATGTTTGCACGTAAGATCTGCAAAATTATGGACAAGGCCATGGAGCTTGGCTGCCCCGTAATAGGCCTTAACGACTCAGGCGGCGCAAGGATTCAGGAGGGCGTGCTTTCGCTCGCAGGCTACGCCGACATCTTCCTTCGCAACACGCTGGCTTCCGGTGTTGTTCCCCAGATATCAGCTATCATGGGGCCGTGCGCAGGCGGCGCTGTTTACTCACCCGCTCTGACCGACTTCACCTTCATGGTTAAAAACACATCCTACATGTTCATTACCGGACCTGAGGTTGTTAAAACCGTTACCAGCGAGGACGTTACCAAAGAGGAACTCGGCGGTGCGATGACTCACAACACCACATCAGGTGTTGCACACTTCGCCACCGAAAACGATGAAGACGCTATTCTGCGCATCAGAGAGCTGCTCAGCTTCATCCCCTCCAACAATATGGAGGAAGCACCCGTAGTTCCCACCAAAGACGATCCCAACAGAACAGACGATTCACTCCGCAAAATCGTTCCCGAAAACCCGAACCAGCCTTATGACATGCACGAAGTCATCGCAAAAATCGTTGACGACGGCAACTTCTTCGAAATTCAGGAACACTATGCGAAAAATATACTTGTGGGCTTCGCAAGACTCAACGGCCGCTCAATCGGTATCGTTGCGAACCAGCCCGCAATCATGGCAGGCGCACTGGACATCAACTCATCCGTTAAGGGTGCGAGATTCGTCCGCTTCTGCGATGCGTTCAACATTCCCCTGCTGACACTTGTTGACGTTCCCGGCTTCATGCCCGGCGTTCAGCAGGAGCTCGGCGGAATCATCCGTCACGGCGCAAAACTGCTCTATGCATACTGCGAGGCCACTGTTCCCAAGGTGACACTCATCACCAGAAAGGCATACGGCGGCGCATATGACGTTCTCAGCTCAAAGCACGTTCGCGGTGACCTTAACTATGCGTACCCCATTGCGGAGATCGCAGTTATGGGACCCGACGGCGCAGCTCAGATCCTTTTCGGCAAACAGATAAGCACAGCTGCCGACCCTGTTGCCGCCAAAAAGGAGAAGGTTGACGAATACAGAGAAAAATTTGCCAACCCCTACAGAGCAGCCGAACTCGGATTCGTGGATGAGGTTATCATGCCCGAGTTCACTCGTCCGAAACTGATTCAGGCGTTTGAACTTCTTTCCAACAAAAGGCAGACAAACCCCGCTAAAAAACACGACAACCTGCCGCTGTAA
- a CDS encoding acetyl-CoA carboxylase biotin carboxylase subunit, whose product MAEIKKVLVANRGEIAIRVFRTCRKMGIKTVAIYTHADRKAPHVRYADEAYCITADETDTSYLKMDKIIELAKQTGAAIHPGYGFYSENPTFVKRLEDEGIIFIGPKSEHIIMMGSKTGARQAMMAAGVPVVPGTKDPITDVEVAKKVAREVGYPIMLKAVHGGGGKGMRLVHEESEFESSYRMASSEAQNAFGNGEMYIEKFIVQPHHVEIQVLGDTHGNAVHLFERECSIQRRHQKVIEEAPSPFINDDTRAKMYEVAVKAVKAIGYVSAGTLEFIVGADQNFYFLEMNTRLQVEHPVTELITGVDIVRDMILVAEGQPLSFTQDEIVRHGHAIECRVYAEDPANNFVPSPGLITVYEVPGGPNVRIESGAYAGFEVPIYYDPMIAKVCSVGKTRESAIVSMKRILSEYKVSGIKTSIPFHQRVLENETFLAGNYDTGFIDNKFDMEDLKRKQSADVDVPIIAAVIKQLLSEKEAAARSVTRRDVGESHWKRFGRLVSLGNRLG is encoded by the coding sequence ATGGCTGAAATTAAAAAAGTACTGGTCGCCAACAGAGGCGAGATAGCAATAAGAGTTTTCAGAACATGCCGTAAGATGGGCATCAAAACGGTTGCCATTTATACACATGCCGACCGCAAAGCCCCCCACGTCCGCTATGCTGACGAGGCTTACTGCATCACGGCGGATGAGACGGACACCAGCTATCTTAAGATGGATAAGATAATTGAGCTTGCCAAACAGACAGGCGCAGCTATCCATCCCGGATACGGTTTCTACTCGGAGAACCCCACCTTCGTTAAGCGTCTTGAGGATGAGGGCATCATTTTCATCGGTCCCAAGTCCGAACACATCATCATGATGGGTTCCAAAACCGGCGCAAGACAGGCCATGATGGCTGCGGGAGTTCCCGTTGTTCCCGGAACCAAAGACCCCATCACCGACGTTGAGGTTGCCAAAAAGGTTGCCAGAGAAGTCGGATACCCCATCATGCTTAAAGCCGTACACGGCGGCGGCGGAAAGGGTATGCGTCTGGTTCACGAGGAATCGGAATTTGAATCTTCATACAGAATGGCAAGCTCCGAAGCGCAGAATGCATTCGGAAACGGCGAGATGTATATTGAAAAATTCATCGTTCAGCCCCACCACGTTGAAATTCAGGTTCTGGGCGACACCCACGGAAACGCAGTTCACCTCTTCGAGCGTGAGTGCTCCATCCAGCGTCGTCACCAGAAGGTTATCGAGGAAGCACCCAGCCCCTTCATTAACGATGATACAAGGGCTAAAATGTATGAAGTCGCAGTTAAAGCGGTCAAAGCCATCGGATACGTCAGCGCAGGTACGCTGGAGTTCATCGTCGGCGCAGACCAGAACTTCTACTTCCTTGAGATGAACACACGTCTTCAGGTTGAGCACCCCGTTACGGAGCTTATCACAGGCGTGGATATCGTCCGTGATATGATTCTTGTGGCTGAAGGTCAGCCCCTGTCGTTCACACAGGACGAAATAGTCAGACATGGACACGCCATCGAGTGCCGTGTTTATGCAGAAGACCCCGCAAACAACTTCGTTCCCTCTCCCGGTCTCATAACTGTTTATGAAGTGCCTGGCGGTCCCAACGTTCGTATCGAAAGCGGTGCGTATGCGGGATTCGAAGTTCCGATATACTACGACCCCATGATAGCGAAGGTCTGCTCTGTGGGCAAAACCCGTGAGAGCGCCATCGTGAGCATGAAGCGTATTCTCTCCGAGTACAAGGTTTCCGGTATCAAAACCTCCATCCCCTTCCATCAGAGGGTTCTGGAGAACGAAACCTTCCTCGCAGGAAACTATGACACAGGCTTCATCGACAACAAGTTCGACATGGAAGACCTTAAGCGCAAGCAGTCTGCAGATGTTGATGTTCCGATAATCGCCGCTGTCATCAAACAGCTTCTGTCTGAGAAAGAGGCCGCAGCAAGAAGTGTCACCAGACGTGACGTGGGCGAATCCCACTGGAAACGTTTCGGAAGACTTGTCAGCCTCGGCAACAGGCTCGGTTAA
- a CDS encoding acetyl-CoA carboxylase biotin carboxyl carrier protein subunit gives MITRRNYFVTVDKGEQEHLVDLVERKNGIFEIDIDGRKYTADFSVAGDAVYSIIVDGRSYAMDIDEKGDNFSILTDEGDTFEVEVLDEMKRLMKMRSTAGLEGRQVIEAQMPGYIWKILVEEGQEVEAGQPLMILVAMKMENEIKAPKAGTVQNLFVVLDQTVATGDKLAVVE, from the coding sequence ATGATAACAAGAAGAAATTACTTTGTAACAGTTGATAAAGGCGAGCAGGAGCATCTTGTCGATCTCGTTGAGCGCAAGAACGGTATCTTTGAAATAGATATCGACGGCAGAAAATATACCGCCGACTTTTCGGTTGCGGGCGACGCTGTCTACTCAATCATCGTTGACGGCAGATCCTATGCAATGGACATTGACGAGAAGGGCGACAATTTCAGCATCCTCACCGACGAAGGCGACACTTTCGAGGTTGAGGTTCTTGACGAAATGAAGCGTCTGATGAAGATGCGCTCCACAGCAGGACTTGAGGGTCGTCAGGTTATCGAGGCGCAGATGCCCGGATATATCTGGAAGATCCTTGTTGAAGAGGGTCAGGAAGTTGAGGCCGGACAGCCCCTTATGATCCTTGTGGCAATGAAGATGGAGAACGAGATAAAGGCTCCCAAGGCCGGAACCGTTCAGAACCTCTTTGTTGTTCTCGACCAGACGGTTGCCACAGGCGATAAACTGGCTGTTGTTGAGTAA